In the Methylosinus sp. LW4 genome, CATACCGAACGCCCGCTGTCGCTATCAGCTCCATCGGCCCGACCAGCCTGAGAAGCAGGTCGACGAGATGCCCGCCATTATTCATTATTCCCTTGTTATAGTGGCCGACGACAGAGCGAATCGCGCCCCAACGGCCTTGACGCAGCTCCGTCGCAAAGGCGTCGACAGCGGGATCCCAACGGCGAGTGTGGTTGACCACGAGAGTGACGCTCCGCTCACGGCACGCTCGTGTCCAACGGCTCGACGCCCCTTCGCTCGACGTCAACGGCTTCTCGCAAAAGATCAGCCGTGGCTCGAGTCGCAGAGCCGCCTCGATATGCTCCTGGTGCAGGGCTGTCGGCGAGCAAATGCTAACGACGTCGAACGCCCCGCGCTCGTCAGGCAAATCGGCCATGGACGCCGCCGAGAAGGGAACGCGCCAGTAATCAGCGAACTCGGCGAGACGGCGCCTGTCTGGATCGACGCACGCCTCGATCCGAAAGCCGGCATGGCGGGCATAGGCGCCGGCATGGGTCAACGGCGGCGCATCCGCGCAGCGAGTCATGTCGAACCCGCCGGCGATGTTTCCACACCCGACAATCAGCACTCGCAACGGCCCTCCGCCCGAATTCACGTCGGCGATCCTCGCAAAAGCGTCCAGGACAGTGGCGTGCCGCGCACGACATCCGTAGCCAAGACCACGCCGAGCACTTCTTCGAGATGTTCTGGCGCCAATCCGAAGCCGGGACGTATCGCCCGCACATTTTCTCGCGTTAGGCGCTCCCCCGCTCTGAGATCCTTCGTGATATAGAGAGACCGGCGAAATTGAAGCGATTGCTGTTCTGCCACTGTCGCGCCGTAGTGAACCCGGCCAACCGCTCGCCAAGCGCGTTCTGTCTCGATCACGAGACGATGAAGCTCGTCGGGCTCTAAGGAAAAGGCGCTGTCG is a window encoding:
- a CDS encoding Gfo/Idh/MocA family protein, which encodes MLIVGCGNIAGGFDMTRCADAPPLTHAGAYARHAGFRIEACVDPDRRRLAEFADYWRVPFSAASMADLPDERGAFDVVSICSPTALHQEHIEAALRLEPRLIFCEKPLTSSEGASSRWTRACRERSVTLVVNHTRRWDPAVDAFATELRQGRWGAIRSVVGHYNKGIMNNGGHLVDLLLRLVGPMELIATAGVRYDHWSDDPTVAALLVTENGGAPVYLSPADARDYAFFELELVCEKGVVRMESGGMAWRLREIVASEQFKGYTSLGQSSEREGSYPRAMSRAVSDIYFHLVEGRTIGGSGEQALEAQRICQILLDAATSSDAANACREVRGHEA